AGGTAATGGTTTTACTAAGTGATGGAGATAATACTGCCGGAAACCTTGATCCTATAACAGCTGCCGAGCTAGCCCATGCTTATAGTATTAAAATTTACTCTATTGCCATTGGTAAAGAGGGTAAAGTACCCTTTGGTAAAGATTTTTTTGGGAATACCCGCTACGTGGAAAACTCACTGGATGAAACTACACTCAGAGAAATTGCCAAGATTGGAGAAGGTGAATTTTACAGAGTGTCTAATAAAGAAGCCTTAGAAGAAGTGTTTGACCTTATCGACAAATACGAAAAGGCCGAAATTAAAGAAACTCGCTACAAAGATACCACAGACTTTTACTGGATTTATTTATCGTGGGCAATAGCCTTGTTTTTACTTTGGCTCCTGCTTAAGTCAACTTTTGTGAGTAATGTGTTAAAGGATTAAACTAGCTTTATGCCAGCCTTTCTATGGCTATCTTTGGTTTTTTTACCTTTGATAGTCCCCAGGCCAGGGCTAAGCCGGAAATTATATCCCAGATTCCCCACCATCCGGCAATCATTGCCATTCCTCCCAGACCTTCAAAAAAGTTAAAAATCAGAATAAGAGCGATACCAGAATTTTGAATACCGGTTTCTACGGTAATTGCTTTTTTATCGCTCATAGAAAGGCCAAATACGTTACTTAGAGCAAAACCTGCTCCGTAGGCCAGCGCATTGTGTAGTAAAACAATTAGTACTACATAATGAATATACTCTAAAAATATGCTGAAATTGGCAGCGAAAGCTCCTACGATAAAAGCAGCAAATACCAGTACCGAAAAGATACGTATTGGTTTGCGAAACTTAAGGCTTAGCTTCGGGTATTGATGATTAAACCACATTCCTACCAGTAGTGGTATACCTACTACCAGAAGTATAGCTTCTAATATATCTGTAAAGCTAATACTTAGAGTAGGTAAATCTGTTCCTGTAGAAAGATACAAGCTTCCCCAAAACGCAAAATTTGTAGGTGTAGCTATTACAGAAGCTAAAGTAGCTATTGCTGTCAAGCTTACTGATAATGCCCCGTTTCCTCCTGCTAATACAGATAACATATTAGATAGATTTCCTCCAGCACAGGCTGCTACCAGTAGCATCCCTAATGCTACACTTGGAATAGGCTTAAGTAGAAGTATCAGAACAAAAGTAATAGCTGGCAAAATTATATACTGCGCGCTTAAACCTACTAGCAGGCTTTTGGGCTTAAACCATAATCTCTTAAAGTCCGCTACAGTCAACTCAATGGCTACCCCAAACATTACCATTCCCATGCAAATGTTTAATAGTAGCAGACTATCCTGATTAAAGTTTAGCCTTATGCTATCTAATACTTCCATTATGTAATTCTATAATATATTAGGTAAGTCTAATTAACTTAAACGAACGTTCAATTATTAGCAAAGCCTATTTTCCCACCCTTATAGCCCTGTTCTTCCATCTTCTGAGCAGCTTCCTCTACTTTTTCACGAAGCTCTTCTTTGTAGCTTTGAAGTCGTGAGGCTACTTTCTTGTCATGGCTACCAATAATCTGGGCAGCTAAAATCCCGGCATTTTTTGCACCATTAAGTGCTACGGTAGCCACAGGTACACCACCTGGCATCTGCAAAATAGAGAGTATAGAGTCCCAACCATCTATAGAATTGCTGGATTTTACAGGCACCCCTATAACGGGTAAAGTAGTAACTGCGGCGACCATTCCGGGTAGGTGCGCTGCTCCCCCCGCCCCTGCAATAATAACCTGTAATCCATTTTTTCTGGCATCATTTGCATACTTCATCATACGGTCAGGTGTACGATGGGCGGAAACAATAGTGACTTCAAAAGGCACCTCTAATTCTTCCAGAATATTTGCAGCTTCTATCATTACAGGCAAGTCGGATTTACTGCCCATAATAATACCTACTTTTACTTTGCTCATGCTTTTATCTTTAAACTATTTTTTACTTGCTCTACTTTCTTTTTAAGCAGATTTACGTCTTTATCTATAATGGTAATATGCCCCATTTTACGGAAAGGCTTGGTATATTTTTTTCCGTATAGATGTACTTTTACCCCTTCTATAGCAAGAGTCTCCTCAAAGCCTTCTAATTTTGCCAAGCCGGAAAAACCATCTTCCCCAAGCAAATTAACCATTGCAGCCGGTATTTTAGTGGCTGTAGCCCCCAATGGCATGTTTAATATTGCTCTCAGGTGTTGTTCAAACTGTGATGTAATATTGGCCTCAATGCTATGGTGACCACTATTGTGGGTACGTGGAGCTACTTCGTTTACTAATAACTCTCCTTCTTTCGTAAGAAACATCTCTACTGCTAACAACCCAGTCATGCCTAGTTTCTCAATAACTTTTTGAGCCAACTGATCGGCATCCTTAGCAATTTGCTGACTAATATTGGCAGGAGCAAAAAGGTATTCTACAAGATTATGCTCTGGATGAAACACTAATTCCACTACCGGAAAAGTTTTCATTTCTCCCCGAGCGTTGCGAGCCACAATTACTGCCAGCTCTTTCTCAAAAGCAATCTGTTTTTCTAACAGACCTGGTTTGTCAAAAGCCTTAGGTAAATCTTGCTCTGTTGCTATAATTTGCACTCCTCTACCATCATAACCCTCTTTACCCAGTTTATGCACCGCAGGTAGCATATTGGTATGCTCTGCCACTTCTGCTCTATTTTCGGTAAGTACAAAGTCTGCTGTAGGTATACCGTTGGCCTGGTAAAACGTTTTCTGTTCACGTTTGTCCTGAATCAGCTCAATTATTTCCGGCTCAGGGTAAACTTTTATCCCTTCTTCCTTAAGTTTTTTCAGCGCTGCCGTATTTACGTTTTCTATTTCAATGGTGATAAGGTCACACTGCTTACCAAAAGTGTATACTGTATCAAAATCGGTAAGCGCACCTTGTGTAAAGTGTGTGGCAATATTCTTACAGGGAGCGTTTTCATCTGGGTCCAGTACCCAAACATCCAGGTTAAAATCTATTGCTGATTGTATCAGCATGCGGCCTAGCTGTCCACCCCCTAATACTCCTAGCTTAAAATTTTGGTAAAAAGCTGCTGACATATGTTGATATTTATAAATTAATGGGCAAAGTTAAAGTTTCTGCTTTACAGATGTACTTATACAGCCTAAAAATCCTAAACCTATGCATCAGCTATTAGTTCGCTCTCTTTATTTGCTTGCCCTTTCTGTGCTATGGTGGAGCTGCCGCTCTCAGGCTCATCGTTCTGAGCAGATGCTGGAAATGCCTAAGCCTAATATATTATTTATTGCCGTAGACGACCTAAGGCCTGAACTCAACTGCTATGGTAAATCTCATATTATTTCACCCTACCTTGACGAACTCGCCAGCCAAAGCTTAGTTTTTAATCGTGCATATTGCCAGGTACCTGTTTGTGGTGCTTCAAGAGCAAGTATACTGACAGGCCTACGACCTAACCGCCAGCAGTTTATCGGCTACAATACCTGGGCAGAAAAAGACACTCCTCATGCTTTAAGTCTACCGCAGCATTTAAAAAACAATGGGTATTATACTCTCTCTAACGGCAAGGTGCTTCATCATACCATGGATATGCGTAATAGCTGGAGTGAGTCGCCCTGGTTTCCTGATGCGGGCAAAAACAGCCATCGTAACTATATACTGGCAGAAAATATTAAAACCTCTAATGCCCATAAGGGAGGCAATGGCCCAGCTTATGAAATAGCAGATGTAGATGATGAAGCCTATTTTGATGGCCAAATAGCGAAGAAGACAATAGAGGATTTAGAAAGGCTGGCAAAGCAGGAACAGCCATTTTTTTTGGCGGCAGGTTTTTTAAAGCCCCACCTACCGTTTAATGCTCCTAAAAAATACTGGGACCTTTATGATGAAGATGATATCCATTTTCCAGAAAACAATTATGTTCCTAAAGATGCACCCTTAGTAGCTATACATAATTCAGGAGAACTACGGAACTATACTAACATCCCAAGTGAGGGTAAACTTTCTGAAGAATTATCCCGACGGTTAATTCATGGATATTATGCGTGTGTAAGCTATACCGACACGCAAATTGGTAAAATCTTAAAGGCTCTGGAAGAGCTCGGCTTAGCAGAAAATACAATAGTAGTGCTTTTTGGGGACCATGGCTGGAACCTGAGTGAGCATACACTTTGGTGTAAGCATTCAAACTTTGAAACTTCTCTGCGAGCACCTCTTATGATTAAGGTTCCAGATATAGAAGGTGGGCAAATGACAAATGCTATTACAGAATTTGTAGACATTTACCCTAGCTTGTGTGAGCTTGCAGGTATTGCTGTACCACATCATGTAGAAGGAACCAGCTTTGTGCCTTTACTAACACAACCTGCCCAAAACTGGAAAAGGTACGCAGTAAGCAAATACCACAATGGCTATACCGTTAAAAATGATCGCTACCGCTATACCGAATGGCGGAGCAAAGATGGTAAAAGCTATGCCCGCATGTTGTATGATCATGCAACGGACTCTATGGAAACCATAAACATAGCAGAAAGCCCTGAAAGCGAAGCTATTGTGAGGGAGTTGCAGCAGGTAATTTTTGATACTTACCCCAATGAGTTTACGCAGCAAGGTCGCTAATGCTGAGAATAGAGCTTATTGCTCCTGCATGGCTATACCCATTTTTTCCATTAGCTTGCTGGCATTAAAGCTTTTACATATGCCCTCATGAATTTGGTAATCAAAGTAGATTTCATCATTCTCTATAGTGCTGGTAAAGCTGTAGTTAGAAACGTTAGTCAGTTCTTTTTCCATATTGCCCAGTTCAAGATCGTGGGTTGACACGAAACCAAAAGCTGCTAATTTACTTAGTTGCCTGATCAGAGAAGCAGCACCATTGTGCCGATCCTGAGAGTTGGTGCCTTTTAAAATTTCGTCAAGCATATACATGACAGGCAAGCTTTTATTTTGATGACTATTCTCCAGCATATTAAGCAGTTGCTTTAGTCGTTTAAGCTCCGCATAAAAGGATGAAACGCTTTCTTCCAGAGAATCCTGAGTCCGCATACTGGTAAACACCTGAATAACAGAGGTAGTAAGGCGAGTAGCACAAACCGGAGCCCCCATTAACGAAAGTACCACATTTACACCTACGGTCCGAAGAAAGGTACTTTTGCCCGACATATTAGAGCCCGTAATTATGCAAACCCCACCTTTGCCCTGCATGCTAAAGTTGTTAGTTACTCTACCCTCCGCATTAATAAGGCAATGTCCTAAATTTTGGGCATCAAAAATATAAGCCTCTTCGCTAATTGTAGGAAATACATAGTCTGGGTGCGAA
This window of the Porifericola rhodea genome carries:
- a CDS encoding 5-(carboxyamino)imidazole ribonucleotide synthase, with amino-acid sequence MSAAFYQNFKLGVLGGGQLGRMLIQSAIDFNLDVWVLDPDENAPCKNIATHFTQGALTDFDTVYTFGKQCDLITIEIENVNTAALKKLKEEGIKVYPEPEIIELIQDKREQKTFYQANGIPTADFVLTENRAEVAEHTNMLPAVHKLGKEGYDGRGVQIIATEQDLPKAFDKPGLLEKQIAFEKELAVIVARNARGEMKTFPVVELVFHPEHNLVEYLFAPANISQQIAKDADQLAQKVIEKLGMTGLLAVEMFLTKEGELLVNEVAPRTHNSGHHSIEANITSQFEQHLRAILNMPLGATATKIPAAMVNLLGEDGFSGLAKLEGFEETLAIEGVKVHLYGKKYTKPFRKMGHITIIDKDVNLLKKKVEQVKNSLKIKA
- a CDS encoding bile acid:sodium symporter family protein — its product is MEVLDSIRLNFNQDSLLLLNICMGMVMFGVAIELTVADFKRLWFKPKSLLVGLSAQYIILPAITFVLILLLKPIPSVALGMLLVAACAGGNLSNMLSVLAGGNGALSVSLTAIATLASVIATPTNFAFWGSLYLSTGTDLPTLSISFTDILEAILLVVGIPLLVGMWFNHQYPKLSLKFRKPIRIFSVLVFAAFIVGAFAANFSIFLEYIHYVVLIVLLHNALAYGAGFALSNVFGLSMSDKKAITVETGIQNSGIALILIFNFFEGLGGMAMIAGWWGIWDIISGLALAWGLSKVKKPKIAIERLA
- the purE gene encoding 5-(carboxyamino)imidazole ribonucleotide mutase, producing MSKVKVGIIMGSKSDLPVMIEAANILEELEVPFEVTIVSAHRTPDRMMKYANDARKNGLQVIIAGAGGAAHLPGMVAAVTTLPVIGVPVKSSNSIDGWDSILSILQMPGGVPVATVALNGAKNAGILAAQIIGSHDKKVASRLQSYKEELREKVEEAAQKMEEQGYKGGKIGFANN
- a CDS encoding sulfatase — translated: MHQLLVRSLYLLALSVLWWSCRSQAHRSEQMLEMPKPNILFIAVDDLRPELNCYGKSHIISPYLDELASQSLVFNRAYCQVPVCGASRASILTGLRPNRQQFIGYNTWAEKDTPHALSLPQHLKNNGYYTLSNGKVLHHTMDMRNSWSESPWFPDAGKNSHRNYILAENIKTSNAHKGGNGPAYEIADVDDEAYFDGQIAKKTIEDLERLAKQEQPFFLAAGFLKPHLPFNAPKKYWDLYDEDDIHFPENNYVPKDAPLVAIHNSGELRNYTNIPSEGKLSEELSRRLIHGYYACVSYTDTQIGKILKALEELGLAENTIVVLFGDHGWNLSEHTLWCKHSNFETSLRAPLMIKVPDIEGGQMTNAITEFVDIYPSLCELAGIAVPHHVEGTSFVPLLTQPAQNWKRYAVSKYHNGYTVKNDRYRYTEWRSKDGKSYARMLYDHATDSMETINIAESPESEAIVRELQQVIFDTYPNEFTQQGR